A window of Amycolatopsis australiensis contains these coding sequences:
- a CDS encoding MlaE family ABC transporter permease — translation MTTFLSEAPRRAANGLREFGRLCAMGLDIVLAMARRPYQVREFVQQFWFIASVSITPAILVSIPFGAVISLQLGSLTSQIGAQQFNGAASVLAVVQQASPIVTTLIIAGAGGSAICADLGARSIREEIDAMEVLGVSPIHRLIVPRVQAAVGVSVLLNGLVSVVGVLGGYFFTVIVQGGTPGAYLASFNALAQLPDLVVSSVKAVIFGYLAGVVAAYRGLNPKGGPKGVGDVVNQSVVITFLLLFFVNTVLTALYLQLVPAKGT, via the coding sequence ATGACCACATTCCTCAGCGAAGCTCCCCGGCGGGCCGCGAACGGCCTGCGCGAGTTCGGCCGCCTGTGCGCGATGGGCCTCGACATCGTCCTCGCCATGGCACGCCGCCCGTACCAGGTGCGCGAGTTCGTCCAGCAGTTCTGGTTCATCGCGAGCGTGTCCATCACGCCGGCGATCCTCGTCTCCATCCCGTTCGGCGCGGTCATCTCGCTGCAGCTCGGCTCGCTGACCAGCCAGATCGGCGCCCAGCAGTTCAACGGCGCGGCGAGCGTCCTGGCCGTCGTGCAGCAGGCGAGCCCGATCGTGACGACGCTGATCATCGCCGGCGCGGGCGGCAGCGCCATCTGCGCCGATCTGGGCGCGCGCAGCATCCGCGAGGAGATCGACGCGATGGAGGTGCTCGGCGTCTCGCCGATCCACCGGCTGATCGTGCCGCGCGTGCAGGCCGCGGTCGGTGTGTCCGTGCTGCTCAACGGCCTGGTCAGCGTCGTCGGCGTGCTCGGCGGCTACTTCTTCACCGTGATCGTCCAGGGCGGCACGCCCGGGGCGTACCTGGCCAGCTTCAACGCGCTGGCACAGCTGCCCGACCTCGTCGTCAGCTCGGTCAAGGCGGTGATCTTCGGCTACCTCGCCGGGGTCGTGGCCGCCTACCGCGGCCTCAACCCGAAGGGCGGCCCCAAGGGCGTCGGCGACGTCGTCAACCAGTCCGTCGTGATCACCTTCCTGCTGCTGTTCTTCGTCAACACCGTGCTCACCGCGCTGTACCTGCAGCTCGTCCCGGCGAAGGGAACCTGA
- a CDS encoding MCE family protein, translating to MKPFRSRNPIAVGTVTALLMGLVGGATFFAGDLPLVGGGTTYRAEFREAAGLRPNDEVRVAGVKVGEVTDVRLAGDHVEVLFRVKDTWVGNRTTAAIKIKTLLGQKNLVLDPVGNGELDPDQPIPAERTSSPYDVTAVFNDLASTVGAIDTGRLAQAFRTLSDTLGASAPSDVKTAFNGIAALSQTLASRDDELVKLFQNTSQVSKTLGERSDQIQALIRDGNTLLTELNARKDAIAQLFTGIKNLSVQLRGLVAENQKTLGPALDQLDRVATVLQQNQGKLADSLRLAGPFYRLLGNAVGNGRWIDTYICGLVPTGTTPGSCLPPKNGGR from the coding sequence ATGAAACCGTTCCGCAGCCGCAACCCGATCGCCGTCGGCACGGTGACCGCCCTGCTCATGGGCCTGGTGGGCGGTGCCACGTTCTTCGCCGGCGACCTGCCGCTCGTCGGCGGCGGCACGACGTACCGGGCGGAGTTCCGCGAGGCCGCCGGGCTGCGGCCGAACGACGAGGTCCGCGTGGCCGGGGTGAAGGTCGGCGAGGTCACCGACGTCCGGCTGGCCGGCGACCACGTCGAGGTGCTGTTCCGGGTCAAGGACACCTGGGTGGGCAACCGCACGACGGCGGCCATCAAGATCAAGACGCTGCTCGGCCAGAAGAACCTGGTGCTCGACCCGGTGGGCAACGGCGAGCTCGACCCGGACCAGCCGATCCCCGCCGAGCGCACGAGCTCGCCCTACGACGTCACCGCGGTGTTCAACGACCTGGCGAGCACCGTCGGCGCGATCGACACCGGCCGGCTCGCGCAGGCGTTCCGCACCCTGTCGGACACCCTCGGCGCGTCGGCCCCCAGTGACGTCAAGACCGCGTTCAACGGGATCGCCGCCCTGTCGCAAACGCTCGCTTCGCGGGACGACGAGCTGGTGAAGCTGTTCCAGAACACCAGCCAGGTGTCGAAAACCCTCGGCGAGCGCTCGGACCAGATCCAGGCGCTCATCCGCGACGGCAACACGCTGCTCACCGAGCTGAACGCGCGGAAGGACGCGATCGCGCAGCTGTTCACCGGCATCAAGAACCTGTCGGTCCAGCTGCGCGGGCTGGTCGCGGAAAACCAGAAGACGCTCGGCCCGGCGCTCGACCAGCTCGACCGCGTCGCGACCGTGCTGCAGCAGAACCAGGGGAAGCTGGCGGACAGCCTGCGCCTGGCCGGCCCGTTCTACCGGCTGCTCGGCAACGCCGTCGGCAACGGGCGGTGGATCGACACCTACATCTGCGGGCTCGTCCCCACCGGCACCACGCCGGGCAGCTGCCTGCCACCGAAGAACGGGGGACGCTGA
- a CDS encoding MCE family protein: MRSVLGPAVKGLIFFVVTAAATGVLAITIANSSVGTTIGYTARFTDATSVNPGDEVRMAGVRIGQVDSVRVVEHRLADVAFSVDRAHRLTTAASVTIRYRNLVGQRYLAVDPGAADTAPTLAEDALIPLEKTKPALDLTALFNGFKPLFQALSPGDVNQLSFEIIQVLQGEGSTIDSLLRHTASLTSTLAGKDAVIGQVIGNLNTVLDTVNAQGDQFDALVDTTAQLVTGLAADAKPIGQAIGGLGELTTATAGLLQQGRQPLKDSIAALGDLSKNLADNTPVFQQFLDHLPAKLDRIGTLFSYGSWANFYLCAVDSDAKPAPGGPPPGIPVTAARCR, translated from the coding sequence ATGAGGAGCGTGCTGGGCCCGGCCGTCAAGGGCCTGATCTTCTTCGTGGTCACCGCGGCCGCCACCGGTGTCCTGGCGATCACGATCGCCAACTCGAGCGTCGGCACGACCATCGGCTACACGGCCCGGTTCACCGACGCGACCTCGGTCAACCCCGGCGACGAGGTCCGCATGGCCGGCGTCCGGATCGGCCAGGTCGACTCGGTGCGCGTCGTCGAGCACCGCCTGGCCGACGTCGCGTTCTCGGTTGACCGCGCCCACCGCCTCACCACGGCGGCCTCGGTCACCATCCGCTACCGCAACCTCGTCGGGCAGCGGTACCTCGCGGTCGATCCCGGCGCCGCCGACACGGCCCCGACGCTGGCCGAAGACGCGCTGATCCCGCTGGAGAAGACCAAGCCCGCGCTCGACCTCACCGCGTTGTTCAACGGCTTCAAGCCGCTTTTCCAGGCGCTGTCGCCCGGCGACGTCAACCAGCTGTCGTTCGAGATCATCCAGGTGCTGCAGGGCGAGGGCAGCACGATCGACAGCCTGCTGCGGCACACCGCGTCGCTGACGTCCACCCTGGCCGGCAAGGACGCCGTGATCGGGCAGGTGATCGGCAACCTCAACACCGTGCTCGACACCGTCAACGCCCAGGGCGACCAGTTCGACGCGCTCGTCGACACGACCGCGCAGCTGGTCACCGGCCTGGCCGCGGACGCGAAGCCGATCGGGCAGGCGATCGGCGGCCTCGGCGAGCTGACCACCGCCACCGCCGGGCTGCTGCAGCAGGGGCGCCAGCCGCTGAAGGACAGCATCGCCGCGCTCGGCGACCTGTCGAAGAACCTCGCCGACAACACCCCGGTCTTCCAGCAGTTCCTCGACCACCTGCCGGCGAAGCTCGACCGGATCGGCACGCTGTTCTCCTACGGCTCGTGGGCGAACTTCTACCTGTGCGCGGTCGACTCCGACGCGAAGCCCGCCCCGGGCGGCCCGCCGCCGGGCATCCCCGTCACGGCCGCGAGGTGCCGATGA
- a CDS encoding acyl carrier protein — translation MTTDHASATFDVVAELLTELVGDAEVLGVEITPDTTFHEDLQLESIDLVTFASILAEHFGAEVNLAEYLAEKDLDDVIGLTVGDIARFVGERTCPR, via the coding sequence ATGACCACCGACCACGCGTCCGCCACCTTCGACGTCGTCGCCGAGCTGCTCACCGAGCTCGTCGGCGACGCCGAGGTCCTCGGGGTCGAGATCACCCCGGACACGACGTTCCACGAGGACCTGCAGCTGGAGAGCATCGACCTGGTGACCTTCGCGAGCATCCTCGCCGAGCACTTCGGCGCCGAGGTCAACCTCGCCGAGTACCTGGCGGAGAAGGACCTCGACGACGTCATCGGGCTGACCGTCGGCGACATCGCCCGGTTCGTGGGGGAGCGCACGTGCCCACGATGA
- a CDS encoding MlaE family ABC transporter permease → MAILGKPGERLFDLGDQLLFYVRAIAAVPLAVTRYFREVVRLLAEVTFGSGALAVIGGTIGVMVGLCVFTGVTVGLQGFSALNQINISAMTGFLTAYFNTREIAPLVAGLALSSTVGSGFTAQLGAMRISEEIDALEVMAVRSMPYLVTTRIVAGFVAIIPLYVIGLLISYLGSRLTTVVFFGQSGGTYDHYFTLFLPPGDVLWSFGKVLVFSVGVILTHCFYGYRASGGPAGVGVAVGRAVRTSIVLISVLDLFLSLAIWGATTTVKVSG, encoded by the coding sequence GTGGCCATCCTCGGCAAACCCGGCGAGCGGCTGTTCGACCTCGGCGACCAGCTGCTGTTCTACGTCCGTGCCATCGCGGCCGTCCCGCTCGCGGTGACGCGCTACTTCCGCGAAGTCGTGCGCCTGCTGGCCGAAGTGACGTTCGGCAGCGGCGCGCTGGCGGTGATCGGCGGCACGATCGGCGTGATGGTCGGGCTGTGCGTGTTCACCGGCGTCACCGTCGGCCTGCAGGGCTTCAGCGCGCTGAACCAGATCAACATCTCGGCGATGACCGGGTTCCTCACCGCGTACTTCAACACGCGGGAGATCGCGCCGCTGGTCGCCGGGCTCGCCCTGTCGTCCACTGTGGGCAGTGGGTTCACCGCGCAGCTCGGCGCCATGCGCATCTCGGAGGAGATCGACGCGCTGGAGGTGATGGCCGTCCGGAGCATGCCGTACCTGGTCACCACCCGGATCGTCGCCGGGTTCGTCGCCATCATCCCGCTCTACGTCATCGGCCTGCTGATCTCCTACCTCGGTTCGCGGCTGACCACGGTCGTCTTCTTCGGGCAGTCCGGCGGCACCTACGACCACTACTTCACGCTGTTCCTGCCACCCGGTGACGTGCTGTGGTCGTTCGGCAAGGTGCTCGTGTTCAGCGTCGGCGTGATCCTGACGCACTGCTTCTACGGCTACCGGGCCAGCGGTGGCCCGGCCGGTGTCGGTGTCGCCGTCGGCCGCGCGGTGCGGACGTCGATCGTGCTGATCAGCGTGCTCGACCTGTTCCTCTCGCTGGCCATCTGGGGCGCGACGACCACGGTGAAGGTGTCCGGATGA
- a CDS encoding glycosyltransferase: protein MRFLLVVPPLAGHVAPLRGVADALASRGHSVAWCGPEPELSALVSGRVCAAGDSAPFALSLRPPGLRGFAALKYLWESYLVPLADAMVPGVSAAVTAFSPDVVVADQQAMAGALVAARCGLPWATSASTSTELADPLGSLPKIASWVSDLQAGLRARHGVLLGDLRFSPHLVLAFTTRALAGPCRLAVPVSYVGPVLPAASAEWSGSDGRPLVVVTLGTSNDAAGSRFLAESVDALAGMPSVQGLVVDPSGQLVSERVGLARRIPQVAVFARASVVVCHGGHNTVCEALAAGVPLVVAPIRDDQSMLAQQVTAASAGIRLRFDRAKAADIRAAIESAEQHRAGAVRIRESFEAAGGAEEAATRLESLA from the coding sequence GTGAGGTTCCTGCTGGTCGTGCCGCCGCTGGCCGGGCACGTGGCGCCGTTGCGCGGGGTGGCCGACGCGCTGGCTTCGCGGGGCCATTCCGTGGCGTGGTGCGGCCCGGAGCCGGAACTGTCCGCTTTGGTCTCCGGCCGGGTGTGCGCGGCCGGGGACTCGGCTCCCTTCGCGCTGTCGTTGCGGCCGCCGGGACTGCGCGGGTTCGCGGCCCTGAAGTACCTGTGGGAGTCGTACCTGGTGCCGCTGGCGGACGCGATGGTGCCGGGGGTGTCGGCGGCGGTCACGGCGTTTTCGCCCGACGTGGTCGTCGCGGACCAGCAGGCGATGGCGGGCGCGCTGGTGGCGGCGCGGTGCGGGCTGCCGTGGGCGACGTCGGCGTCGACGTCCACCGAGCTGGCCGACCCGCTGGGTTCGCTGCCGAAGATCGCGTCCTGGGTTTCCGATCTGCAAGCCGGGCTGCGCGCCCGCCACGGCGTGCTGCTCGGCGACCTGCGGTTCTCGCCGCACCTGGTGCTGGCGTTCACGACGCGGGCGCTGGCCGGGCCCTGCCGCCTGGCGGTGCCGGTGTCCTACGTCGGTCCGGTGCTGCCGGCCGCATCGGCCGAGTGGTCCGGTTCGGACGGACGGCCGCTGGTGGTGGTCACGCTCGGGACGTCGAACGACGCCGCGGGGTCGCGGTTCCTGGCCGAGAGCGTGGACGCGCTGGCCGGGATGCCGTCGGTGCAGGGGCTGGTCGTGGACCCGTCCGGGCAGCTGGTCAGCGAGCGCGTCGGGCTGGCGCGGCGGATCCCGCAGGTGGCGGTGTTCGCCCGGGCGTCGGTGGTGGTCTGCCACGGCGGGCACAACACGGTGTGCGAAGCACTGGCGGCCGGCGTGCCGCTGGTGGTGGCCCCGATCCGCGACGACCAGTCGATGCTGGCCCAGCAGGTGACCGCGGCCTCGGCGGGGATCCGGCTCCGGTTCGACCGCGCGAAGGCGGCGGACATCCGCGCGGCGATCGAGTCGGCGGAGCAGCACCGCGCGGGGGCGGTCCGGATTCGCGAGTCGTTCGAAGCCGCGGGTGGCGCGGAAGAAGCGGCGACGCGGCTGGAGTCGTTGGCCTAG
- a CDS encoding MCE family protein has product MSRFATQLAGVAFLGVLVLLGWFAVAVYDKDFDDSELVTLHADRVGNQLAPTAEVKVRGVPFGEVRAVRSTRAGAEIDLALDPAKIGLLPRNVSARLLPKTVFGERYVNLVLPDRPQGTLRAGDVIGQDHSANAIELERVLGDLLPLLRAVQPQKLNSSLGAISQALDNRGKPLGDSVVKLQDLLAQVNPLMPQFKADITGLANAADVYTTAAPDILQALTDLSTTAKTIVDTRAGLDSLYTSVTSATGHLNDFLRKNKDNIIGVSVESRPSLELLARYSPEFPCLFDAVNRLKPLMEKALGKGTNEPGLHVTLTVQDPREKYVPGRDTPRYDATGGPKCYGGGAAAPGATDGDLGPANSPGERRLVAELLKPTLGDVPDWSSVLIGPALRGTEVTVQ; this is encoded by the coding sequence ATGAGCCGCTTCGCGACGCAGCTGGCCGGGGTCGCCTTCCTCGGCGTGCTGGTCCTGCTCGGGTGGTTCGCGGTGGCCGTCTACGACAAGGACTTCGACGACTCCGAGCTGGTCACGCTGCACGCGGACCGGGTCGGCAACCAGCTCGCCCCGACGGCGGAGGTCAAGGTCAGGGGCGTGCCGTTCGGCGAGGTCAGGGCGGTGCGCAGCACGCGGGCGGGCGCCGAGATCGACCTGGCGCTGGACCCGGCGAAGATCGGCCTGCTGCCCCGCAACGTCTCGGCGCGGCTGCTGCCGAAGACTGTCTTCGGCGAGCGGTACGTCAACCTCGTGCTGCCAGACCGTCCACAAGGGACATTGCGGGCGGGTGACGTCATCGGGCAGGACCACTCGGCCAACGCGATCGAGCTGGAGCGCGTCCTCGGCGACCTGCTGCCCCTGCTGCGCGCGGTCCAGCCGCAGAAGCTGAACAGCTCGCTGGGCGCGATCTCCCAGGCGCTGGACAACCGCGGGAAGCCGCTGGGCGACAGCGTCGTCAAACTGCAGGATCTGCTGGCCCAGGTGAACCCGCTGATGCCGCAGTTCAAGGCGGACATCACCGGCCTGGCGAACGCGGCCGACGTCTACACCACCGCGGCCCCGGACATCCTGCAGGCGCTGACCGACCTCTCGACCACCGCGAAGACCATCGTGGACACACGCGCCGGCCTCGACAGCCTCTACACGAGCGTGACGAGCGCGACCGGCCACCTGAACGACTTCCTGCGCAAGAACAAGGACAACATCATCGGCGTCTCCGTGGAAAGCCGCCCGTCGCTGGAACTGCTGGCGCGGTACTCGCCGGAGTTCCCGTGCCTGTTCGACGCGGTGAACCGGCTCAAGCCCCTGATGGAGAAGGCCCTGGGCAAGGGCACGAACGAACCCGGCCTGCACGTGACGCTCACCGTGCAGGACCCGCGCGAGAAGTACGTGCCCGGCCGCGACACCCCGCGGTACGACGCCACCGGCGGCCCGAAGTGCTACGGCGGCGGCGCCGCGGCGCCGGGCGCCACCGACGGCGACCTCGGCCCCGCCAACTCGCCGGGCGAGCGCCGGCTCGTCGCCGAACTGCTGAAGCCCACGCTGGGCGACGTGCCCGACTGGAGCAGTGTCCTGATCGGACCGGCACTGCGCGGAACGGAGGTGACCGTCCAATGA
- a CDS encoding DUF6801 domain-containing protein: MRFSWKPRKLAYGLAVATVAGVAATVALVGAGPTQAAPVSLTLNYTCPFPLIGDQVLAVKIDTNLPDNAVAGAASTPITFDVDVTVPETATEGLALVGATSLDGSAKAAATLKYPVDKTLNLNLPLVIASTPVPPSGAFHVKTSGKAPAVTFPSPGTASVTVGNFSTTMTPRTANGQPTDLGTFTSDCVAVPGQNQQLGTFEVKPAGGTTTPTTPTTPTTPTTPTTTPTTPTTPTTEPTTPTTEPTTPTTPTTAPTTPTTEPTTPTTVPTTPTTQPTTPTTEPTTPTTEPTTPTSEPTTPTTVPTTPTTQPTTPTTEPTTPTTEPTTPTTPTTAPTTPTTPTTEPTTPTTQPTTPPGGIEVKYAVKGRSVLQQLHATLPLGPGTLDAKLDTASGRFGAQLALPKSDVYFRVLGFIPASATVKLDQAGPITGTLTAGTVKADAPVDVHLTKVRVFGFPILASNSCHTVKPAEVPLASAPGFDPLKGGKLTATYAIPRFTGCGFLTGLITALASGPGNRLEVTLTKK, encoded by the coding sequence GTGAGATTTTCGTGGAAGCCGAGAAAGCTCGCCTACGGCCTGGCCGTCGCGACCGTCGCGGGGGTCGCGGCGACCGTCGCGCTGGTCGGGGCGGGTCCGACGCAGGCCGCGCCGGTGAGCCTGACGCTGAACTACACCTGCCCGTTCCCGCTCATCGGCGACCAGGTCCTCGCCGTGAAGATCGACACGAACCTGCCCGACAACGCCGTCGCGGGCGCGGCGTCGACGCCGATCACCTTCGACGTCGACGTCACCGTGCCGGAGACCGCCACCGAGGGCCTCGCGCTGGTCGGCGCGACCTCTTTGGACGGTTCGGCGAAGGCCGCGGCGACGCTCAAGTACCCGGTCGACAAGACGCTGAACCTGAACCTGCCGCTGGTCATCGCGTCGACGCCGGTGCCGCCGTCGGGCGCCTTCCACGTCAAGACCAGCGGCAAGGCGCCCGCCGTGACGTTCCCGAGCCCGGGCACCGCGTCGGTGACGGTCGGGAACTTCAGCACCACGATGACCCCGCGCACGGCGAACGGCCAGCCGACCGACCTCGGCACGTTCACGTCGGACTGCGTCGCCGTCCCGGGGCAGAACCAGCAGCTGGGCACGTTCGAGGTCAAGCCGGCGGGCGGCACCACGACGCCGACCACACCGACGACGCCCACGACGCCGACGACGCCGACGACCACGCCGACCACGCCGACCACTCCGACGACGGAGCCCACAACTCCGACGACGGAACCGACGACGCCGACAACCCCGACGACGGCACCGACCACGCCGACCACCGAGCCCACGACACCGACCACGGTGCCGACGACGCCGACCACACAACCGACCACTCCGACGACCGAGCCGACGACCCCCACAACCGAGCCGACCACGCCGACGAGTGAGCCGACGACGCCGACCACGGTGCCGACCACGCCGACCACGCAACCGACCACCCCCACGACCGAGCCGACGACGCCCACGACCGAACCGACCACGCCGACGACGCCGACAACCGCACCGACCACGCCGACCACGCCGACCACGGAACCGACCACGCCGACAACCCAGCCGACCACCCCGCCGGGCGGCATCGAGGTCAAGTACGCGGTCAAGGGCCGGTCGGTCCTCCAGCAGCTGCACGCCACGCTGCCGCTCGGCCCCGGCACCCTGGACGCGAAGCTCGACACCGCGTCGGGCAGGTTCGGCGCCCAGCTCGCGCTGCCGAAGTCGGACGTGTACTTCCGCGTCCTCGGCTTCATCCCGGCGTCGGCGACCGTGAAGCTCGACCAGGCCGGCCCGATCACCGGCACGCTCACCGCCGGCACGGTCAAGGCCGACGCGCCGGTCGACGTCCACCTCACCAAGGTGCGCGTGTTCGGCTTCCCGATCCTGGCGTCGAACTCCTGCCACACGGTGAAGCCGGCCGAGGTGCCGCTCGCCTCGGCGCCCGGGTTCGACCCGCTCAAGGGCGGCAAGCTGACCGCGACGTACGCCATCCCGCGGTTCACCGGCTGCGGGTTCCTCACCGGGCTGATCACCGCCCTCGCCTCCGGTCCTGGCAACAGGCTGGAAGTGACCCTCACCAAGAAGTGA
- a CDS encoding ABC transporter permease, translated as MTQARHRAAVAALGDPAAWPECGFWTQVRVLAARSLRTAFGDRRLVFFGLVQPVVLLLLFSQVFSGVGALPGVAAYQGYVNFLVPATLVNIAMTTAMSSGAGLLAEIYGGFTGRLRCLPISLFSVLVARTLADSARLGVQLVVTALASVVFLGFRPAGGVLGLALALVLTLVVGWCLSWVFVAITTWLRKAETLQAASFVVMFPLMFSSSAYMPLDTMPAWVRAVSAVNPLTYAIDATRALALARPLGWSLAAALAIAAVAAMAGSTLAARTFRNRA; from the coding sequence GTGACGCAGGCCCGGCACCGGGCGGCGGTGGCCGCGCTCGGCGACCCGGCGGCGTGGCCGGAATGCGGGTTCTGGACGCAGGTCCGGGTGCTGGCGGCCCGTTCGCTGCGGACGGCGTTCGGCGACCGGCGGCTCGTCTTCTTCGGGCTGGTGCAGCCGGTGGTGCTGCTGTTGTTGTTCAGCCAGGTGTTCAGCGGCGTCGGTGCGTTGCCGGGTGTCGCGGCGTACCAGGGTTACGTGAACTTCCTGGTGCCGGCGACGCTGGTGAACATCGCGATGACGACGGCGATGAGCTCGGGCGCGGGCCTGCTGGCGGAGATCTACGGCGGCTTCACCGGACGCCTGCGGTGCCTGCCGATCTCGCTGTTCTCGGTGCTGGTGGCCCGCACGCTGGCGGACTCCGCGCGGCTGGGCGTCCAGCTGGTGGTGACGGCGCTGGCGAGCGTGGTGTTCCTGGGCTTCCGCCCGGCGGGTGGCGTGCTGGGCCTGGCGCTGGCGCTGGTGCTGACGCTGGTGGTGGGCTGGTGCCTGAGCTGGGTGTTCGTGGCGATCACGACGTGGCTGCGCAAGGCGGAGACGCTCCAGGCGGCGTCATTCGTGGTGATGTTCCCGCTGATGTTCTCTTCGAGCGCGTACATGCCACTGGACACGATGCCGGCGTGGGTCCGCGCGGTCTCGGCGGTGAACCCGCTGACGTACGCGATCGACGCGACGCGGGCACTGGCGCTGGCCCGCCCGCTGGGCTGGTCCCTGGCGGCGGCGCTGGCGATCGCCGCGGTGGCCGCGATGGCGGGCTCCACGCTGGCGGCTCGCACGTTCCGCAACCGCGCCTAG
- a CDS encoding ATP-binding cassette domain-containing protein, whose translation MNQPVIAVTDLAKQYGEVTALAGISLAVARGAVLAVLGHNGAGKTTLIDILSTRVRPSAGSARVCGYDVVQRAPAVRRRIGVTGQFAAVDDALSGRGNLVLVARLLGAKPRQAQARAAELIAAFGLEDAADRPAGTYSGGMRRRLDLAAGLVGAPQVLFLDEPTTGLDPVSRAGLWTVVEGLAARGTTVVLTTQYLEEADRLADHVVVLGLGRITVSGTPAQLKARLGHRTATLTFGTELALRRAVDALSRLGLASGRAGLVLTVPLSGPGDIPVVVRALDAGGAPLRDLTVTEPTLDDVYLSLHPAVGS comes from the coding sequence ATGAACCAGCCGGTCATCGCCGTGACGGACCTCGCGAAGCAGTACGGCGAAGTCACCGCGCTCGCCGGGATCAGCCTGGCCGTCGCCCGCGGCGCGGTGCTGGCGGTCCTCGGCCACAACGGCGCCGGGAAGACCACGCTGATCGACATCCTCAGCACCCGCGTCCGCCCGAGTGCCGGCAGCGCCCGCGTCTGCGGCTACGACGTCGTGCAGCGCGCGCCCGCGGTGCGGCGGCGGATCGGGGTGACCGGGCAGTTCGCCGCGGTCGACGACGCGCTGTCCGGGCGCGGGAACCTCGTGCTGGTCGCCCGGCTGCTGGGCGCGAAACCGCGGCAGGCGCAGGCGCGCGCGGCGGAGCTGATCGCGGCGTTCGGCCTCGAAGACGCGGCCGACCGGCCGGCGGGCACCTATTCCGGCGGGATGCGGCGGCGGCTGGACCTGGCCGCGGGTCTCGTCGGCGCGCCGCAGGTGCTGTTCCTCGACGAGCCGACCACCGGCCTCGACCCGGTCAGCCGGGCCGGGCTGTGGACGGTCGTCGAAGGGCTCGCGGCGCGGGGCACGACCGTCGTGCTGACGACGCAGTACCTCGAGGAGGCGGACCGGCTGGCCGATCACGTCGTCGTCCTCGGCCTCGGCCGCATCACCGTGTCGGGGACGCCGGCGCAGCTCAAGGCGCGGCTCGGCCACCGGACGGCGACGCTGACCTTCGGCACCGAGCTGGCGTTGCGGCGGGCGGTGGACGCCTTGTCGCGCCTGGGTCTCGCGAGCGGCCGCGCCGGGCTGGTGCTCACCGTGCCGCTGTCCGGGCCGGGCGACATCCCGGTGGTGGTGCGGGCACTCGACGCGGGCGGCGCGCCGCTGCGCGACCTGACGGTGACCGAGCCGACGCTCGACGACGTCTACCTTTCGCTGCACCCGGCGGTGGGGTCGTGA
- a CDS encoding alpha/beta fold hydrolase, producing MPTMTVNGLRTNVQLVPAGGTETVVFLHGMGTDSLASFYLTLAPPVAAAGIDVISYDLRGHGKTERPVRGYTLGDFVADLDDLLRQLGVDRPVHLVGNSFGGTLAYSYAVAHPSRVRSIVCIESEPATEVWAEKMSRILAHTVRFLQVEESFDWIEANFSAHHRRLARLAAERIMSTKMAEEVPLGPLLTWAQVAAIGCPVLSILGSHGYQADDLEALTSVLPHGELHVFEGQGHSVLVEQHREVRELVLRWIERHAA from the coding sequence GTGCCCACGATGACCGTGAACGGGCTGCGCACCAACGTGCAGCTCGTGCCGGCCGGCGGCACCGAGACGGTGGTGTTCCTGCACGGCATGGGCACCGACAGCCTGGCGAGCTTCTACCTGACGCTGGCGCCGCCGGTCGCGGCGGCCGGCATCGACGTGATCAGCTACGACCTGCGCGGGCACGGCAAGACCGAACGTCCGGTGCGCGGGTACACGCTCGGGGACTTCGTCGCCGACCTCGACGACCTGCTGCGGCAGCTCGGCGTCGACCGGCCGGTGCACCTGGTGGGCAACAGCTTCGGCGGGACGCTGGCCTACAGCTACGCCGTGGCCCATCCTTCGCGGGTCCGCAGCATCGTGTGCATCGAGTCCGAGCCCGCGACCGAGGTGTGGGCGGAGAAGATGAGCCGGATCCTCGCGCACACCGTGCGGTTCCTGCAGGTCGAGGAGAGCTTCGACTGGATCGAGGCGAACTTCAGCGCCCACCACCGGCGGCTGGCGCGGCTGGCGGCCGAGCGGATCATGTCGACGAAGATGGCCGAGGAGGTCCCGCTCGGGCCGTTGCTCACCTGGGCGCAGGTGGCGGCGATCGGCTGTCCCGTGCTGTCCATCCTGGGCAGCCACGGCTACCAGGCGGACGACCTCGAGGCGTTGACGTCGGTGCTGCCGCACGGCGAGCTGCACGTGTTCGAGGGGCAGGGCCATTCGGTGCTGGTGGAGCAGCACCGGGAGGTGCGTGAGCTGGTGCTCCGCTGGATCGAACGGCACGCGGCGTGA